A part of Curtobacterium sp. MCLR17_036 genomic DNA contains:
- the zapE gene encoding cell division protein ZapE yields the protein MAAALVPPPQFADASFESYRPDPDYASQADVRDAVAAFVAAGPADAPRRGLFGRRKAAAEPAAKSGVYLDGGFGVGKTHLLAAAYHAASGRKTFGTFIEYTALVGALGFQGTVELLRGTALVCIDEFELDDPGDTMVMTRLIKELTETGTRFAATSNTPPGALGEGRFAAQDFLREIQAMSDRFETMRIDGLDFRRRAVDESAQVVSDVPAALPSGSVTLDDFGAVVAHLGSVHPSKYVALVEGLDAVGLTDVRAFADQTDALRWVALVDRLYDAQVRIVASGTPLDQVYPEAMLQGGYRKKYLRAASRVVALTRALD from the coding sequence ATGGCCGCCGCACTCGTGCCGCCGCCGCAGTTCGCGGACGCCTCGTTCGAGTCCTACCGGCCGGACCCCGACTACGCCTCGCAGGCCGACGTCCGCGACGCCGTCGCCGCGTTCGTCGCCGCCGGCCCCGCCGACGCCCCGCGTCGAGGGCTATTCGGCCGGCGGAAGGCGGCCGCGGAACCCGCCGCGAAGTCCGGCGTGTACCTGGACGGCGGCTTCGGCGTCGGCAAGACCCACCTGCTCGCGGCGGCCTACCACGCGGCCAGCGGGCGGAAGACGTTCGGCACGTTCATCGAGTACACCGCGCTCGTCGGGGCCCTCGGCTTCCAGGGCACGGTCGAGCTGCTCCGCGGCACGGCCCTGGTCTGCATCGACGAGTTCGAGCTCGACGACCCGGGCGACACGATGGTGATGACGCGCCTGATCAAGGAGCTCACCGAGACCGGCACCCGCTTCGCCGCGACGTCGAACACGCCGCCCGGCGCACTCGGCGAGGGCCGGTTCGCCGCCCAGGACTTCCTGCGCGAGATCCAGGCGATGTCCGACCGCTTCGAGACGATGCGGATCGACGGCCTCGACTTCCGCCGCCGAGCGGTCGACGAGTCGGCCCAGGTCGTGTCCGACGTGCCGGCAGCGCTGCCGTCCGGCTCGGTGACGCTCGACGACTTCGGAGCCGTCGTCGCGCACCTCGGTTCCGTGCACCCGTCGAAGTACGTCGCCCTGGTCGAGGGCCTCGACGCCGTCGGGCTCACCGACGTCCGAGCGTTCGCGGACCAGACCGACGCGCTGCGCTGGGTGGCCCTGGTGGACCGGCTGTACGACGCGCAGGTGCGGATCGTCGCCTCGGGCACGCCGCTCGACCAGGTGTACCCCGAGGCGATGCTGCAGGGCGGCTACCGGAAGAAGTACCTGCGCGCCGCATCGCGCGTGGTGGCGCTGACCCGCGCCCTGGACTGA
- a CDS encoding ammonium transporter has product MLDQGNTTFVLVMAALVLFMTPGLAFFYGGLVKAKSVISMMMMSFGAIALVSVLWVVYGYAIAFANHGDGAAVSGVVGFFSIDWNQIGLGQAFEEAQSSDIQAAYPSMAFVGFQATFAIITVALISGAIADRAKFGAWMVFAGVWVTVVYFPVASWVFNLTSGWAATWGVIDFAGGTAVHINAGAAGLALAIVLGKRVGFAKGAHKPHNPPFVLLGAAILWFGWFGFNAGSEGAADGIAAIAWVNTLAAPAAAILGWLLIEKLKDGKATSVGAASGAVTGLVAITPACANLTPGWGILLGFVAGIICCFAIDWKYRLGFDDSLDVVGVHLVGGIVGTLYLGFFANDSGLIYSGSFEQLGKQAAAALAVGAYSFVLAFIIGFVIEKTMGFRVTTEDEVAGIDTAVHGEEGYVLSEERDDSPLRVG; this is encoded by the coding sequence ATGCTTGATCAGGGCAACACGACCTTCGTGTTGGTGATGGCGGCGCTGGTGTTGTTCATGACACCCGGCCTGGCCTTCTTCTACGGCGGCTTGGTGAAGGCCAAGTCCGTCATCTCCATGATGATGATGTCGTTCGGCGCGATCGCACTCGTGAGCGTCCTGTGGGTCGTCTACGGCTACGCGATCGCCTTCGCCAACCACGGTGACGGCGCGGCGGTCTCGGGCGTCGTCGGCTTCTTCAGCATCGACTGGAACCAGATCGGCCTCGGCCAGGCCTTCGAGGAGGCCCAGTCCTCGGACATCCAGGCCGCCTACCCGTCGATGGCCTTCGTCGGCTTCCAGGCCACGTTCGCGATCATCACCGTCGCGCTCATCTCCGGCGCCATCGCCGACCGCGCCAAGTTCGGTGCGTGGATGGTCTTCGCCGGCGTCTGGGTCACGGTCGTGTACTTCCCGGTCGCCTCGTGGGTGTTCAACCTGACCTCGGGCTGGGCCGCCACCTGGGGCGTCATCGACTTCGCCGGTGGCACCGCGGTGCACATCAACGCCGGTGCCGCGGGCCTGGCGCTCGCGATCGTCCTCGGCAAGCGCGTCGGCTTCGCCAAGGGCGCGCACAAGCCGCACAACCCGCCCTTCGTCCTGCTCGGTGCCGCGATCCTGTGGTTCGGCTGGTTCGGCTTCAACGCCGGCTCGGAGGGCGCCGCCGACGGCATCGCCGCGATCGCCTGGGTGAACACGCTCGCCGCCCCGGCCGCCGCCATCCTCGGCTGGCTGCTCATCGAGAAGCTCAAGGACGGCAAGGCCACGTCCGTCGGCGCCGCCTCGGGCGCCGTCACCGGTCTCGTCGCGATCACCCCGGCCTGCGCCAACCTGACCCCGGGCTGGGGCATCCTGCTCGGCTTCGTCGCCGGCATCATCTGCTGCTTCGCCATCGACTGGAAGTACCGCCTGGGCTTCGACGACTCGCTCGACGTCGTCGGCGTCCACCTGGTCGGCGGCATCGTCGGCACGCTCTACCTCGGCTTCTTCGCCAACGACTCCGGTCTGATCTACTCGGGCTCGTTCGAGCAGCTCGGCAAGCAGGCCGCAGCGGCCCTCGCCGTCGGTGCGTACTCGTTCGTGCTCGCCTTCATCATCGGGTTCGTCATCGAGAAGACGATGGGCTTCCGCGTCACCACCGAGGACGAGGTCGCCGGCATCGACACCGCCGTCCACGGCGAAGAGGGCTACGTGCTCTCCGAGGAGCGGGACGACAGCCCCCTCCGGGTCGGCTAG
- a CDS encoding beta-ketoacyl-ACP synthase III: protein MNTPALRGSRILGFGHHQPERILTNDELSTMVDTNDEWIRTRTGIETRHIAGPDDTVTSMAIEAARNALADAGVAPSAVGLVIVASTTHRDRAPYTAGRVAAALGMTNGPAPIDINTACSGFEYALALADQAIRVGSADVAVVVGSEILSGIADWTDRSTCVLVGDGAGAAVLGATETPEIGPVSWGSVPHLQDAVRVSGDPEYFQQEGRSIYRWAITEAEGHARAVVEAAGLTLDDIEVFAFHQANLRIIEPLVTALGGESKFVVRDVVESGNTSAASVPLGLSKAWARGDLPEGVPALLFGFGGGFAHAGQVVRTPVRSF, encoded by the coding sequence GTGAACACCCCAGCACTCCGTGGCAGCCGGATCCTCGGGTTCGGTCACCACCAGCCCGAACGCATCCTGACCAACGACGAGCTCTCCACGATGGTCGACACGAACGACGAGTGGATCCGGACCCGCACCGGGATCGAGACCCGGCACATCGCCGGGCCCGACGACACTGTCACCTCGATGGCGATCGAAGCCGCGCGCAACGCACTGGCCGACGCCGGTGTCGCACCGTCCGCCGTCGGCCTCGTGATCGTCGCCTCCACCACGCACCGCGACCGCGCGCCGTACACCGCCGGCCGCGTCGCCGCGGCGCTCGGCATGACCAACGGCCCCGCTCCGATCGACATCAACACCGCCTGCAGCGGCTTCGAGTACGCCCTCGCCCTCGCCGACCAGGCCATCCGCGTCGGGTCCGCCGACGTCGCGGTGGTCGTCGGATCGGAGATCCTGTCCGGCATCGCCGACTGGACCGACCGCTCGACCTGCGTGCTCGTCGGCGACGGAGCCGGAGCCGCCGTGCTCGGCGCGACCGAGACGCCCGAGATCGGCCCCGTCTCGTGGGGGAGCGTGCCCCACCTGCAGGACGCGGTCCGAGTCTCCGGTGACCCGGAGTACTTCCAGCAGGAAGGCCGCTCCATCTACCGCTGGGCCATCACCGAGGCCGAGGGCCACGCACGCGCCGTCGTCGAGGCAGCGGGGCTCACCCTCGACGACATCGAGGTCTTCGCCTTCCACCAGGCGAACCTGCGCATCATCGAGCCGCTCGTGACGGCCCTGGGCGGCGAGTCGAAGTTCGTCGTGCGGGACGTCGTCGAGTCCGGGAACACCTCGGCCGCGAGCGTGCCGCTCGGCCTGTCGAAGGCGTGGGCGCGCGGCGACCTGCCAGAGGGTGTTCCGGCACTGCTGTTCGGCTTCGGCGGCGGGTTCGCACACGCCGGTCAGGTCGTCCGGACGCCGGTGCGGTCCTTCTAG
- a CDS encoding aldo/keto reductase, whose translation MDYTHLGRTGLSVSRAVLGTMNFGPETSEDDSHAIMDRAHELGVNFFDTANGYGGSVGKGATEEIIGRWFAKGHGRREKTVLATKAYGEMIDWPNGGRLSALNIRQSLDASLRRLQTDHVDLFQMHHVDRDTPWDEIWQAMELAVAQGKVLYVGSSNFAGWHIAQAQEAAAHRNFLGLVSEQSIYNLVVRDVEREVLPAAQHYGLGVIPWSPLQGGLLGGVIEKTENGSRRLSGRSAEYVDAHRDQLQAYESFAKELGHTPGELALAWLLHQPGVTAPITGPRTMEQWESAVRAVDIRLDQRALDRLDELFPGYATSPEDYAW comes from the coding sequence ATGGACTACACACACCTCGGACGGACAGGGCTGTCGGTCTCGCGAGCCGTGCTCGGGACGATGAACTTCGGCCCGGAGACCAGCGAGGACGACTCGCACGCCATCATGGACCGGGCCCACGAGCTCGGCGTCAACTTCTTCGACACCGCCAACGGCTACGGCGGCTCGGTGGGCAAGGGTGCCACCGAGGAGATCATCGGCCGCTGGTTCGCGAAGGGCCACGGCCGTCGCGAGAAGACCGTGCTCGCGACGAAGGCCTACGGCGAGATGATCGACTGGCCGAACGGCGGCCGGCTCTCGGCGCTGAACATCCGGCAGTCGCTCGACGCCAGCCTCCGCCGCCTGCAGACGGACCACGTCGACCTGTTCCAGATGCACCACGTCGACCGGGACACCCCGTGGGACGAGATCTGGCAGGCGATGGAGCTCGCGGTCGCGCAGGGCAAGGTGCTCTACGTCGGGTCGTCGAACTTCGCCGGGTGGCACATCGCCCAGGCGCAGGAGGCCGCGGCCCACCGCAACTTCCTCGGCCTGGTGAGCGAGCAGTCGATCTACAACCTCGTCGTCCGCGACGTCGAACGCGAGGTCCTGCCGGCCGCGCAGCACTACGGCCTCGGCGTCATCCCGTGGTCGCCGCTGCAGGGCGGGCTGCTCGGTGGCGTCATCGAGAAGACCGAGAACGGCTCGCGGCGGCTCTCCGGCCGCAGCGCCGAGTACGTCGACGCGCACCGCGACCAGCTGCAGGCGTACGAGTCGTTCGCGAAGGAGCTCGGGCACACCCCGGGCGAGCTCGCCCTGGCGTGGCTGCTGCACCAGCCGGGCGTCACCGCCCCGATCACCGGCCCCCGCACGATGGAGCAGTGGGAGTCCGCGGTCCGCGCGGTCGACATCCGCCTCGACCAGCGGGCGCTCGACCGGTTGGACGAGCTCTTCCCGGGCTACGCGACCTCGCCCGAGGACTACGCCTGGTGA